In the Centroberyx gerrardi isolate f3 chromosome 9, fCenGer3.hap1.cur.20231027, whole genome shotgun sequence genome, one interval contains:
- the usp13 gene encoding ubiquitin carboxyl-terminal hydrolase 13 codes for MAADLGELLVPYMPTIRVPRTGDRVFKSECAFSYDSPESEGGLYVCMNTFLGFGREHVERHYRKTGQSVYMHLKRHVKEKATGAAGGAIPRRRNGKVFLDLELNRDFNGEDYEYEDEAKLVIFPDHYEIPLPNIEELPALVTIACDAVLNAPSAYKKQDPESWEEEIQVSRHARSLRQQDNGVRIPPSGWKCQKCEMRENLWLNLTDGAVLCGKWFFDGSGGNGHALEHYRETNFPLAVKLDTITPDGADVYSFEEEEAVLDPHISEHLSHFGIDMLQMQQRTENGHHTDNNARPRVSEWEVIQEAGMKLKAVYGSGYTGMKNLGNSCYLGTVMQVLFSIPEFQRMYVGNLQRIYDYSPLDPSQDFATQMAKLGYGLLSGQFSKPPMKSELIEQVMKEEYKVLDWHQQKGVSPRMFKSLVSKGHPEFSSNRQQDAHEFLLHIINLVERNSAGSENPSDVFRFLVEERVQCCQSRRVRYAQRVDYLIQLPAPIEAASNREELLAYEAKRKDAEENMRAPPEPVRARIPFTACLQAFTEPENVPDFWSSALQAKSAGIKTSRFASFPEYLVVQIKKFTFGVDWVPKKLDLAIDVPDFLDLNRLRATGLQAGEEELPDLMPPIVLPEDTRDNSMSSIDSPEIDEAAVMQLAEMGFPLEACRKAVYYTGNMGPEMAFNWIIAHMEEPDFAEPLTLPSMLDLGPSSSDTPMGAAPLANSPPEESIAILTSMGFPRSHTIQALKATNNNLERALDWIFTHPEEEEESDALSDMADTEPNDNAFSNANSHSDSTLSPDRDTSGPRIKDGPGRYELFAFISHMGASTMSGHYVCHIKKEGRWVIYNDHKVCLSERPPKDLGYIYFYHRLSSS; via the exons AAAGCCACAGGTGCTGCAGGAGGCGCCATCCCCAGAAGAAGAAACGGAAAAGTGTTTCTAG ATTTAGAGCTAAACCGTGATTTTAATGGCGAGGACTATGAGTATGAGGATGAGGCCAAGCTCGTCATATTCCCAGACCACTACGAGATCCCCTTACCAAATATTGAGGAGTTGCCTGCGCTG GTGACTATAGCCTGCGACGCAGTGCTCAACGCACCGTCGGCCTACAAGAAGCAGGATCCTGAATCGTGGGAGGAGGAGATCCAGGTGTCCAGACATGCCAGGAGCCTCAGACAGCAGGACAACGGGGTCAGGATCCCACCCAG CGGCTGGAAGTGTCAGAAGTGCGAGATGAGAGAGAACCTGTGGCTGAACCTGACAGACGGAGCGGTGCTCTGCGGGAAATGGTTCTTTGACGGGAGCGGAGGCAACGGCCACGCGCTGGAGCACTACAGAGAGACCAACTTCCCCCTGGCTGTCAAACTGGACACCATCACCCCAGATGGAGCAG ATGTCTATTCGTTTGAGGAGGAAGAAGCTGTGCTGGACCCCCATATATCAGAACATTTATCACACTTTGGAATAGACATGCTACAGATGCAGCAAAGA acAGAGAACGGCCACCACACGGACAACAACGCCCGGCCGCGGGTCAGCGAGTGGGAGGTGATCCAGGAGGCGGGTATGAAGCTGAAGGCGGTGTACGGCTCCGGTTACACAGGCATGAAAAACCTGGGCAACAGCTGCTACCTGGGAACGGTAATGCAGGTCCTCTTCAGCATCCCAGAGTTCCAGAGGAT GTATGTGGGCAATCTTCAGAGGATATACGACTATTCGCCCCTCGACCCCAGCCAGGACTTTGCCACACAAAT GGCTAAACTGGGTTACGGACTGCTCTCAGGCCAGTTCTCCAAACCACCCATGAAATCTGAGCTCATTGAACAGGTGATGAAAGAAGAATACAAGGTATTAGACTGG CACCAGCAGAAGGGCGTCTCTCCCAGGATGTTCAAGTCTCTGGTCAGCAAAGGCCACCCCGAGTTTTCCTCTAACAGACAGCAAGACGCCCACGAGTTTCTCCTGCACATCATCAACCTGGTGGAG AGGAACAGCGCGGGTTCGGAGAATCCCAGCGACGTCTTCCGCTTCCTGGTGGAGGAGCGTGTTCAGTGCTGTCAGTCCCGCCGGGTGCGCTACGCTCAGCGGGTGGACTACCTCATCCAGCTGCCGGCCCCCATCGAGGCCGCCAGCAATCGAG aggagctgctggcaTACGAGGCCAAGAGGAAGGATGCAGAGGAGAACATGCGGGCCCCTCCGGAGCCGGTGAGGGCCCGGATCCCCTTCACCGCCTGCCTGCAGGCCTTCACCGAGCCGGAGAACGTCCCCGATTTCTGGAGCTCAGCGCTGCAGGCCAAGTCAGCTGGAATCAA GACGTCCCGTTTTGCCTCCTTCCCAGAGTATCTGGTTGTGCAGATCAAGAAATTCACATTTGGGGTTGACTGGGTGCCAAAGAAACTAG ACTTGGCCATAGATGTCCCAGACTTCCTGGACCTGAACAGGCTGCGGGCCACCGGGCTGCAGGCGGGCGAGGAGGAGCTGCCGGACCTCATGCCTCCCATCGTCCTACCTGAAGACACCAGAG ATAACTCCATGAGCTCCATAGACT CTCCTGAAATAGACGAGGCGGCAGTAATGCAGCTTGCGGAGATGGGCTTCCCGCTGGAGGCTTGTCGGAAGGCGGTCTACTACACCGGCAACATGGGCCCCGAGATGGCCTTCAACTGGATCATAGCACACATGGAGGAGCCGG acTTTGCAGAACCTCTCACTCTGCCCTCCATGTTGGATCTGGGTCCCTCCTCCAGCGACACCCCCATGGGTGCCGCCCCGCTGGCCAACTCGCCCCCCGAGGAGAGCATCGCCATCCTCACTTCCATGGGCTTCCCCCGCAGTCACACCATCCAGGCCCTCAAAGCCACG AACAACAACCTGGAGCGAGCGCTGGACTGGATCTTCACGCacccggaggaggaggaggagagtgacgCCCTGTCAGACATGGCCGACACCGAGCCCAACGACAACGCTTTCTCCAACGCCAACTCACACAGCGACTCCACGCTGTCTCCGGACCGGGACACGTCAGGCCCGCGGATCAAAGACGGACCGGGAC GTTATGAGCTCTTTGCCTTCATCAGCCACATGGGAGCATCCACAATGTCCGGACATTACGTATGTCACATCaagaaggagggaag GTGGGTGATCTACAACGACCACAAAGTGTGTTTGTCAGAAAGGCCTCCAAAAGACTTGGGCTACATCTACTTTTACCATCGACTCTCTAGCAGTTAG